The sequence tagtatttttacgatatgaaaaaAGAAGATTGtacaaataagattactttgacattcgctaatcgaagcatcgttggattcttattttaaacgaaattatcctaattcctcttagcttattcatttcaaattagctcaataacatatcattggatgaatggtctataaattatttcatgtcattctatagaaattaaatgacgcatatgattataatcccgaaattctattcccaattgatataaatcctcaatcttagaaatctcctacttgtatgggcaaatctgaattagagtttgtattagtagtgatGTAAGGAttgtttactactactacacttgatttgtatatcaaggtgttgagattatttgaaacacactttttgttttatattagtgcaagtgggagtttgttgggttttatgccctaaataaaactcatttcaatataatcagatttacttattaatatagatcagaaataacatttaatgttccacggttcacatgatttatttcatgattatatgtacataatgtatgaattcatctgaaacccttttcacatacttgatcctgtttattgtgccgtcaacacattgaaaagtaaacatgactatgtgaataaagtttcctagatttatcagacatagggttttactgatatgataatctacaatagagtttacttccatttggagaagtgctatgttctttccagagcattggttaaagtaagctcaggttggatgcatggagtatgcattggaagggaccgatattgaactttgacttagatttattaaacttaccgtaatatctattcaagtcaatatcgcctagttgatcctagataaaatgttcttaatcctgttatgattaggctcaatcttgaaaggctattcgtgttctttgatttgttagttaagcctacttttaggtcagggtgatacgtacattttgggaacacggtagtgcaattgagtgggagcgctagcataaacatggaatctatagcttctatctggagaatagtaagcaaaggatgatctccttcgagcttgaccaaacgaacataaatggtggagtactcatttcacataagctgaaatatcatttatacggggttaagtgtcttaaggattaaatacattgtagggtgtaacggtaatctaatccttttacattgtatatcattcatatagagggtcattgatcacattaggtttataacaatggataactaatgatgcttctatatggtggaacatatagagcattctatatactgagagtgcaattctaagttctatgcgtggattcaacgaagaattaataagttagtgaattttagtgctaaattcttgatctacttattggaagctcagttatatagactcatggtccccgcactagttgagataatattgcttgtaagactcatataattggttttgattaatcaattataattctcaaattagactatgtctatttgtgaatttttcactaagtaagagcgaaattgtaaagaaagagttttagggccatatttgttaattatgatactttgtatggttcaattaataaatatgataaatgaaaatattatttaataattatttatagttattaaatagttagaattggcatttaaatggttgaattagaaaattggcgtttttgagaaaatcagatgtagaaaagataaaactgcaaaatttcaaaaagtgaggcccaaatccacttgtatagggccgaccacttttgtaggaaatttaaactgatatttttattattttaatgccaaataattcaaacctaaccctagtggaatgctataaatagatagtgaaggcttcaggaaaaattacacttttcttctgacacttctgattcagaaaaacctgagcctttctctctccctatctggccgaccactccctctctttttcttccctctcaaatttcgaaattcttagtgtatgaatagtgcccacacagagcaagtgatacctcaaccatagtgaggaagatcgtgaagaaagactttcagcaagaaggagtttcagcatcaaagattcagagaaagagatccaggttcagatattgatactgctttgctacagaaaggaatcaagggctagatatctgaacggaatgagtcatattattccgctgcacccaatgtaaggtttcctaaactttatatgtgtttatttcatcgttttagaaagttcatatttagggtgttaatcaacatacttgtgagtagatctaagatcctagtaaaataatttccaacagaaacaTATGGATTGTCCTGTACAGGTAGCCACGGGTGGTTTAGTATGCATACTGTGTCTCCTGATACGATTATTCTTTTGACACTCGAACGGAGTAGAGATTGGGTAGTCTAAATACCTCTCCAGACAAAGCTTGGGTTACTTCCTAGCTCTGCTGACAAGAAATCAGAGTGTTGAAAGTATCTAGCTTTATATACTTTTCCAACAAGATATCTGGATTGCAAAGTAGACGCCAACCTTATTTAGCGAGCATGGCAATGTTGAAATCATGGAAGTGCCGAAAACCCATGCCACCATCGTATTTATGAGTAGTCATACAATCCAAGACCTCCAAATAATACCTTTCCCTTTACTATAAGATGTCTTCCACCAAAATCGGGCCATAAGTTTTTCAATTTCTTTACATGTGCCAAGTGGAAGGAGGTAAACACTCATAGCATATGTGGGGAGCGATTGGATAACACTTTTCAAGAGAATTTCTTTGTCGGCACGAGAAAGAAGTTTAGCATCCCAACTATCAATTCTTGCTATTACCTTGGTCTTCAAAAATCTTAGTACAACATTTTTATTTCTCCCAATAATGTTTGGAAGTCCGAGATAGAGGCTTCCTTCAGAGGCTTCAGACATATGGAGAATATCACAAATCTGGACACGAGTTGCAGGACACATATTAGGACTGAAGAACACAATAGACTTAGAAAAGTTTACCTTTTGTCCAGATGCAGTTTCAAAATTGATTGAGCAAGTTTGAGACACTGCCGGAAGCAC is a genomic window of Cannabis sativa cultivar Pink pepper isolate KNU-18-1 chromosome 9, ASM2916894v1, whole genome shotgun sequence containing:
- the LOC133031303 gene encoding uncharacterized protein LOC133031303 — encoded protein: MVAFEVMHYLKRKTKGKKCFMALKLDMSKACDRVEWDYLRLVMARIGFSERWINLIMACVNSVFLHLSRSLNLNDFYKDARWLMRHHLSLICSLQTIAICFVNQLLVLPAVSQTCSINFETASGQKVNFSKSIVFFSPNMCPATRVQICDILHMSEASEGSLYLGLPNIIGRNKNVVLRFLKTKVIARIDSWDAKLLSRADKEILLKSVIQSLPTYAMSVYLLPLGTCKEIEKLMARFWWKTSYSKGKGIIWRSWIV